The Pirellulales bacterium genome includes a window with the following:
- a CDS encoding Gfo/Idh/MocA family oxidoreductase yields MPRNSSRRQFLQTTAATGVGFWAAAGLQAEESKSPNEKIRMACVGIGGKGESDSADAGKHGDVVAICDIDDRRLTAASKKFEGAKKYNDFRKMLEEMGSSIDAVTVSTPDHCHAVVAAMAMQMGKHCFCQKPLTHSIWEARRLGEIARAKKVATQMGNQGTANDSLRRAAAIIQSGALGKVIEVHVWTNRPIWAQGVARPSPVEVPSVIHWEEWLGPAPYRPYGEGYHPFSWRGWWDFGTGALGDMACHTVNMPYMALALKDPTAVQAKTSGHNRDSYPKWSVIDFDFPANDKRPAVKFAWYDGGQKPGKELFDGADPTQSGCLVLGDKEGYAKEYKEGKHAASSGCLVIGEKGKLYAPGDYAERQIVLTGGIDEPKVDFVHSPGHFEEWVRAIRGGEQARSNFADYAGGLTETILLGNLAVWAAPEADQPGKKIEWDAKNLVATNAPEVAEIVKPKYRDGYKV; encoded by the coding sequence ATGCCCCGCAATTCAAGTCGTCGTCAGTTTCTTCAGACCACCGCCGCCACGGGCGTCGGTTTTTGGGCCGCGGCCGGCCTGCAGGCCGAAGAGAGCAAGTCGCCCAATGAAAAAATCCGCATGGCCTGCGTGGGCATCGGCGGCAAAGGCGAGAGCGACTCAGCCGACGCCGGCAAGCACGGAGACGTGGTCGCCATTTGCGACATCGACGATCGCCGGCTGACTGCGGCCTCGAAGAAATTCGAGGGCGCCAAGAAGTACAACGACTTCCGCAAGATGCTGGAGGAAATGGGTTCCAGCATCGACGCCGTGACGGTCAGCACGCCCGACCACTGCCACGCCGTGGTGGCCGCGATGGCCATGCAGATGGGCAAGCACTGCTTCTGCCAGAAGCCGCTCACGCACTCGATTTGGGAAGCGCGTCGGCTGGGCGAGATTGCCCGTGCCAAAAAGGTCGCCACGCAAATGGGCAACCAGGGGACGGCCAACGATTCGCTCCGCCGGGCGGCGGCGATCATTCAGTCGGGCGCGTTGGGCAAAGTGATCGAAGTCCATGTCTGGACGAACCGGCCGATCTGGGCGCAGGGCGTCGCCCGGCCATCGCCGGTGGAAGTGCCTTCGGTCATTCACTGGGAGGAGTGGCTCGGCCCTGCTCCTTATCGTCCCTATGGCGAAGGCTACCATCCGTTCTCTTGGCGTGGCTGGTGGGATTTCGGCACCGGGGCGTTGGGCGATATGGCCTGCCACACGGTGAACATGCCCTACATGGCGCTCGCCCTAAAAGACCCGACCGCGGTCCAGGCGAAAACCTCCGGCCACAACCGCGACAGCTATCCCAAGTGGTCGGTGATCGATTTCGACTTCCCCGCCAACGACAAGCGGCCGGCTGTGAAGTTTGCCTGGTACGACGGCGGACAGAAGCCGGGCAAGGAGTTGTTCGACGGCGCCGATCCGACCCAGAGCGGCTGCTTGGTGCTGGGCGACAAAGAGGGATATGCCAAAGAGTATAAGGAGGGCAAGCACGCTGCCAGCAGCGGCTGCCTGGTGATCGGCGAGAAGGGCAAGCTCTACGCACCGGGCGACTATGCCGAGCGGCAGATCGTGTTGACCGGCGGCATCGACGAGCCGAAGGTCGATTTTGTCCACTCGCCGGGCCACTTCGAGGAGTGGGTGCGGGCAATCCGCGGCGGCGAACAGGCCCGGTCGAACTTCGCCGACTATGCCGGCGGACTGACCGAGACGATCCTGCTGGGCAACCTGGCGGTCTGGGCGGCGCCCGAGGCCGACCAGCCCGGCAAGAAGATCGAGTGGGACGCCAAGAACCTCGTGGCGACCAACGCCCCGGAAGTCGCCGAAATCGTCAAGCCCAAGTACCGCGACGGCTACAAAGTTTAG